A DNA window from Helianthus annuus cultivar XRQ/B chromosome 15, HanXRQr2.0-SUNRISE, whole genome shotgun sequence contains the following coding sequences:
- the LOC110910849 gene encoding Werner Syndrome-like exonuclease codes for MAISISDHQVPFNTHDYFDVTFSNDTILTLVTHTPSFVDMWISEIERIHRHRLHSLVVGLDIEWRPSFNRNIQNPVATLQLCVGRRCLIFQLLYAPYIPQSLLNFLRNPNYTFTGVGIESDVEKLVEDYNLGVERMEDVRTLAAEAYGVREFKNAGIKSLAEQVLGKEVNKPKWVTMSKWDQPWLNPDQVQYACVDAFLSFEIGRVLISGNRN; via the coding sequence ATGGCGATAAGCATCTCCGATCACCAAGTCCCCTTCAACACACACGACTACTTCGACGTCACATTCTCCAACGACACCATCTTAACCCTAGTCACACACACCCCTTCCTTCGTCGACATGTGGATCTCCGAAATCGAACGCATCCACCGCCACCGTCTCCACTCCCTCGTCGTCGGCCTCGACATCGAGTGGCGCCCTAGCTTCAACCGCAACATCCAAAACCCCGTAGCCACCCTCCAACTCTGCGTGGGACGCCGTTGCCTGATCTTTCAACTCCTCTACGCCCCTTACATCCCACAATCTCTCTTAAACTTTTTACGAAACCCTAACTATACGTTCACAGGGGTGGGGATTGAGAGCGATGTTGAGAAGCTGGTTGAGGATTATAACCTTGGGGTTGAGAGGATGGAGGATGTGCGTACGTTAGCGGCGGAGGCGTACGGTGTGAGGGAGTTTAAGAATGCTGGGATTAAGAGTTTGGCGGAACAGGTGCTTGGGAAAGAAGTTAATAAGCCGAAATGGGTTACGATGAGTAAGTGGGATCAACCGTGGTTGAATCCGGATCAGGTGCAGTATGCTTGTGTTGATGCGTTTTTGAGTTTTGAGATCGGTAGGGTTTTGATCTCTGGAAATCGCAACTGA
- the LOC118487566 gene encoding uncharacterized protein LOC118487566, which translates to MVVCTCGASTSLRTSWTTQNPGRRFHRCNKPSSCGFVAWAEPPKIENPAVMIPALLDTIKRHEENARQMFARNMKLEEEAKKLAQEKKMLKVILGFSFLLFMFYYLKSG; encoded by the coding sequence ATGGTGGTTTGCACTTGTGGAGCCTCAACGTCACTGAGAACCTCATGGACAACACAAAACCCAGGTCGTCGCTTTCACCGGTGCAACAAACCATCAAGCTGTGGATTCGTTGCTTGGGCTGAGCCACCGAAGATTGAGAATCCGGCTGTGATGATTCCTGCACTGTTGGACACCATCAAGCGGCATGAAGAGAATGCAAGACAGATGTTTGCTCGGAACATGAAGCTTGAAGAAGAAGCTAAAAAATTGGCACAGGAGAAGAAGATGCTTAAAGTTATCTTAGGTTTCAGTTTTTTGTTGTTCATGTTTTACTATCTTAAGTCTGGTTAG